Proteins co-encoded in one Maylandia zebra isolate NMK-2024a linkage group LG16, Mzebra_GT3a, whole genome shotgun sequence genomic window:
- the nabp1a gene encoding SOSS complex subunit B2 — protein MAAPTNEALFLIKDVKPGSKNLNIVFIVLEIGRVTKTKDGHEVRSCKVADKSGSIAISVWDELGSLIQPGDIIKLTRGYASIWKGCLTLYTGRGGDLQKIGEFCMVYSEVPNFSEPNPELLAQANQQNKSGKPDQNQRGNSPPNQNSGTSAPPGNGAMPPYANNNQPPGAPRDPTFGNVGRPNGRSPGNGAPSVTAAGAPPATKSSVTISNGRDPRRAKR, from the exons ATGGCAGCACCAACAAACGAGGCCTTGTTTTTGATAAAGGATGTGAAGCCTGGCTCGAAAAATTTGAATATCGTGTTCATCGTTTTGGAAATAG gtcGAGTAACCAAAACGAAAGATGGCCATGAGGTGCGCTCATGCAAGGTGGCAGACAAGAGCGGTAGCATAGCTATCTCCGTTTGGGATGAACTCGGCAGCCTTATTCAGCCAGGGGACATCATCAAGCTAACCAGAGG CTATGCATCTATATGGAAAGGCTGCCTGACCTTATACACTGGAAGAGGAGGAGATCTACAGAAGATTGGAGA ATTCTGTATGGTGTATTCAGAAGTGCCCAACTTCAGTGAACCAAACCCAGAGCTGCTAGCCCAAGCAAACCAGCAAAACAAGTCT GGGAAGCCTGACCAGAATCAGAGGGGGAACTCTCCACCCAATCAGAATTCAGGTACATCTGCTCCACCAG GTAACGGTGCCATGCCGCCATATGCCAACAATAATCAACCACCTGGTGCACCCCGTGACCCCACGTTTGGGAACGTCGGGCGGCCCAATGGACGGTCGCCTGGCAACGGTGCCCCTTCGGTTACTGCTGCTGGAGCCCCACCAGCTACAAAGTCCTCAGTTACAATTAGCAACGGCAGGGACCCACGACGTGCCAAAAGATGA